The following proteins come from a genomic window of Chelonia mydas isolate rCheMyd1 chromosome 15, rCheMyd1.pri.v2, whole genome shotgun sequence:
- the P2RX2 gene encoding P2X purinoceptor 2 produces the protein MEEPPARRPGAVGCRRCFWEFWNYETPKVIVVKNRNLGIMYRGVQLLILLYFIWYVFIIQKGYQESETGPESSVVTKVKGVARSHNRVWDVEEYVKPAEGGSVFSILTRVEVTHSQTLETCPESLEVPDAACSSDSDCVAGEMDMLGNGERTGRCVPYYSGSGKTCEVSAWCPVEDGHTVSESLGKMAAQFTVLIKNNIHFPRFGFSKGNVKDDKNGYLKDCTFNETTDLYCPIFRLGSIVEQAGENFTVLAEQGGVIGVIINWNCNLDLPDSACNPSYSFHRLDPKRIQVSSGYNYRFAKYYNCNGMNTRSLIKAYGIRIDVIVHGQAGKFSLIPTIINLATALTSVGAGSFLCDWILLTFLNKNEMYSARKFDQMEPRGTSQASAQRPGRMGSPCPCWLWAFLEGAGHSSLPDEPPHGPSPGCSPCPVPWGGAVQRGLGTNCPISPLFGQDRTPAPGCSGNACTTQTSSPANPMGPGQL, from the exons ATGGAGGAGCCCCCGGCGAGGCGGCCCGGGGCCGTGGGCTGCCGGCGTTGCTTCTGGGAGTTCTGGAACTACGAGACCCCCAAAGTGATCGTGGTGAAGAACCGCAACCTCGGCATCATGTACAGAGGGGTGCAGCTGCTGATCCTGCTCTACTTCATCTG gtacGTGTTCATCATCCAGAAGGGCTACCAGGAGAGCGAGACGGGCCCCGAGAGCTCTGTGGTCACCAAGGTCAAGGGCGTCGCCCGCTCGCACAACAGGGTCTGGGACGTGGAGGAGTACGTCAAACCTGCCGAG GGCGGCAGCGTGTTCAGCATCCTCACCCGGGTGGAAGTCACCCACTCCCAGACTCTGGAGACCTGCCCCGAG AGCCTGGAGGTCCCTGACGCCGCCTGCAGCTCTGACAGCGACTGTGTGGCTGGGGAGATGGACATGCTGGGGAACG GAGAGAGGACGGGGCGCTGCGTCCCCTATTACAGCGGGTCGGGGAAGACCTGCGAGGTCTCCGCCTGGTGTCCAGTGGAAGACGGACACACGGTCAG TGAGTCCCTGGGGAAGATGGCCGCGCAGTTCACCGTCCTGATCAAGAACAACATCCACTTCCCCCGCTTCGGATTCTCCAA AGGGAACGTGAAGGACGATAAGAACGGCTACCTCAAAGACTGCACCTTCAACGAGACCACCGACCTGTACTGCCCCATCTTCCGGCTGGGCTCCATTGTGGAGCAGGCAGGAGAGAACTTCACCGTGCTGGCCGAACAG GGCGGCGTTATTGGAGTGATCATAAACTGGAACTGTAACCTGGACCTGCCCGACTCTGCGTGCAACCCCAGCTATTCCTTCCACAGGCTGGATCCCAAGAGGATTCAGGTGTCTTCTGGCTACAACTACAG GTTTGCCAAATATTACAACTGCAACGGGATGAACACGCGGAGCCTGATCAAGGCCTACGGGATCCGCATCGACGTTATTGTGCATGGCCAG GCAGGGAAGTTCAGCCTGATCCCCACCATCATTAACCTGGCCACGGcgctgacctcagtgggagcg ggctCATTCCTCTGCGACTGGATCTTACTGACCTTCCTGAACAAGAATGAGATGTACAGCGCCCGGAAATTCGATCAG ATGGAGCCGCGTGGCACCTCGCAAGCCAGTGCCCAGAGACCAGGCCGGATGGGCTCTCCCTGCCCTTGCTGGCTCTGGGCGTTCCTTGAGGGAGCCGGGCACAGCAGCCTGCCTGATGAGCCACCCCACGGGCCTTCTCCTGGCTGTTCTCCATGCCCtgtgccctggggtggggccgtGCAGCGAGGCTTGGGCACTAACTGCCCCATCTCTCCTCTGTTTGGCCAGGACAGGACCCCGGCGCCAGGCTGCAGTGGTAACGCCTGCACCACCCAGACCTCCTCGCCAGCCAACCCCATGGGCCCCGgccagctctga
- the ISG15 gene encoding ubiquitin-like protein ISG15: MALWLSVKLLTGEMHSLEVTSTMTVSAFKAQIAKKTGVSPYQQKLACQNGAYVELRDGSRLSDYQLKPGDIVLLMVKNEEPITLFMKNDKGRTSTYTVLPSDGVTQFKGRVQQQENIQQEQFWLSFEGKPLEDGHKLGDYNIAPHCTIFLHLRLRGGLSPRVQPS; the protein is encoded by the exons ATG gccctgTGGCTCAGCGTGAAGCTGCTGACCGGCGAGATGCACAGCTTGGAGGTCACCAGCACTATGACCGTCTCGGCTTTCAAGGCCCAGATTGCCAAGAAGACGGGGGTGTCCCCgtaccagcagaagttggcctgCCAGAACGGGGCCTATGTGGAGCTGCGTGATGGCTCCCGGCTCTCCGACTACCAGCTCAAGCCCGGAGACATCGTCCTGTTGATGGTAAAGAATGAGGAGCCCATCACCCTCTTCATGAAGAATGACAAGGGCAGGACCAGCACCTACACTGTCCTCCCCTCCGACGGGGTCACCCAGTTCAAGGGgcgggtccagcagcaggagaacATCCAGCAGGAGCAGTTCTGGCTCAGCTTTGAGGGGAAACCGCTCGAGGACGGGCACAAGCTGGGAGATTACAACATCGCCCCCCACTGCACCATCTTCCTGCACCTGCGTCTGCGGGGGGGGCTGAGCCCCAGGGTCCAGCCTTCCTGA